CGGAGCAGGAGAAGGCTTATATGAATAaggttccttatgcttctgctgtcggaagcctcatgtatgcaatggtgtgtacaagaccagacatagcacATGCAGTGGGAGTTGTGAGCAGGTTTATGAGTAATCCAGGAAAGCAACACTGGGAAGCAGTTAAGTGGATTTTCAGGTATTTGAAAGGTACTGCTAGTTGTTCTTTATGCTTCGGGAGGTCAAAATTGGGCTTACAGGGTTTTGTCGATGCCGATATGGGTGGTGACCTGGATGGCAGGAAAAGTACTACTGGATATGTGTTCACATTAGGTGGTACAGTTGTAAGCTGGGTGTCTAAGCTGCAAAAGATTGTTGCGCTTTCGACTACAGAGGCTGAGTATGTTGCAGTTACAGAAGCTAGCAAGGAGATGATATGGTTGAGATCCTTTCTGGAAGAATTGGGtcagaagcttgaagatagcacgttacactgtgacagtcagagtgctatTCATTTAGCAAAAAATCCTGTTTATCATGATAGGACAAAACATATACAAGTTAGGTACCATTTCATCAGATCGGTGCTGGAAGATGGAATCTTGATGCTGGAGAAGATTCCTGGAAGTAAGAATCCAGCCGATATGCTCACAAAGACAGTAaccattgacaaactgaagttgtgttcAACTTCAGTCGGACTGCAAGTATAAATGGAGATATATAAGCTGCTACAATGATGGTGTGAagacatgattgaaatcaagtcttcaagtgggagaattgTTAGGTGAGTTTTTAATGGAGGTGGGGCCCACGCGGaatttaaaaatgttttctcaCATATCCCACATCTGGAAATCCTCAAAGTTGGTTCAAGAAATTTGTTATAAATTGAGCCTTCCTTGTTTGCTTTtagtatcccaaaatcaaaagcttttcagctttgataaaaagagagtgcatagaaaaaaagagtgtattttttcttgagtgcgggaattctcttgtgtgagttagagaaattattttctcggtatactcgggtttgggagtgtgaggaatattgagtgtattggtgtatacacttgttgtaatatttcttccagttataaaagttgcatTGCTCCGTGGATGTAGCCtattttgggtgaaccacgtaaatctttgtgttcttgttgattattttattccgcattttTTTCGGCACTATATTATTATCGTGATCGGCATCACTTCGGGGTAATTTCCCAACAGTATACacttgtaatatttcttctgtTACAAAAGATCAGCCgtagctccgtggacgtagcctattttgggtgaaccacgtaaatctttgtgttcttgttgattattccGTAATTTTCGGTACTATATTATTATCGTGAACGCCATCGCTTCGGCGTAATCACCCCGACAGGAACTTGGAAGTGATACTCAGCTTCTTTTTGCCATAAGTCATTGGCAACAATGGTAGCGGCTTGAGTTCTGAAAATCCGGCACATATTTCCCAGCTGCATCAAACTGAGAAACAAGTCATGCTTTCACTTCAGCAATTCGGCTAGCATCAAAACCAGTGCCCCTCACTCTTTCACTCATTGTTTTATTCTTTCCTTGCCCTCAATAAGGCAGAGAACCTAAACAACATAATATTCGAAATGTAAATAAATGCAGAAATCAATAAATCCAAATTCCAAACGGCACGAATCTTCAGGACTTCACTACAATTTTTGTTAACTAGTTCTCATCCTTTCTGATCATCTCTACTTTATTTCCTCTAAATGGGGAGTTTTCTAAACTAAAGCAATCGACTAGAGGCCATTATCTTCTCAATAATAATTAATTGTATGCATAAGAAATTTTGATAATTACAAAAATGGAACTTCTGCAAATgggtttttcaattaaataaacacaaCCAGATCCCACGAAAACACAACAGAATGtatgaaaattttgaacttaATCTTCGTTATTTTCAACGGATCTTTTGGTTTCAGAAATAATTTGCTGCAAGTGTTTTTTTAAgtcgaattttaaaaaaacgcttttttaaataaaagttgtgATATGTTTGTGCTtagataaatatttaaaaatatgttttttaatttataaaatttaatgaaataattttttttttaaatacaagctCTCTTTTTTAATCCAAACacacataaaaattataaaaatatattttgtaaaaaacaatttttttagtcTAGCTTTTTAGCCGGCTATAGAAATTGGGcccatttaatatttatttcccGCTGTCGTAATTTCAATTCAAACTCCGAAAACACacactctctctctctctctctctctctctctctctctctaacATGGTTCCATCTTTCGTGTTCCCCAAATCCCTCTCCTCTCTGGAAGAGGATGACGCTTCCGATTACGCCCCCCGACTCACTGTTCAAAATTCCTTTTCTGTATCTTCCCTCCGTCCCTCGGAGCTCGAAGAATTTGTAAAAGGTATCTTCTGTTACACGCGCAGATTTTTGCAATTATCCATGATTTTTGAGCGTCTTTCACACTTTTTCAATACAGGGACTTGCTTTGATTTGTCGGACAAGGACCTCTTTTGTGTGGAAGAGCAGGATATTTTCGACCGATTGTACGCTTTGGTGAAGGGATTTGCTGCCCTGAAGCCGGGTTGCAAGTTCAACTTAGTGGAGTCGTTGAGGTCTAATTTAAGTGTTTTGTTGCCAAACGTTGACTCTCTCTCTCGCTCACGCCGGTCCCTCTCACGGTATGATGGTGAGGGCGATGACTGTGCTGCTGATCAACTTGTGGTTGATAGGGTCGCATCTCATCGAAATGCGTTTAAGATTTACACATTTTTCCTTGTCCACATCCTGCTCATCGAGGAATCCGCTTCTACTTCTGTTACCAATGCTGCTAAAGTAACATGTTTTTTCCCATCACCTCTCAATATTCAATCATATTTATATGAACGAACATTGATGATCTTGGTTTCTTTAGGTGGCAGCTAGCAGTAGGAAGAGACAACCTGTGAACTCATGGAATTGGGAGATCCAAAGGGGAAGAATAATGAACTTGATTGCTAACTCACTGGATATCAACCTCTCGTTGCTCTTTGGCTCACCTGACCCAGAGGAAAATTTCTTATCCTTCATTGTGAAGTAAGTTGAGTGCGATTTCTTTTTGGTTTTcagatttattaattattaatgcTTTGACATCTGATATGACAAAATTGTTATTCGTAGAAATTCATTCGCGATGTTTGAGAATCCTGTTCTGTTAAAAGATTCGGACACTAAAGATGCTTTATGTCGTATAATTGGAACATGTGCTACAAAATACCACTATGTAGCTCAGTCATGTGCTTCTATATTGCACCTAATtcataaatatgatttttccGTTCCGCACTTGGCTGATGCTGTTGCTTGGGCTGAAAAGAAATATGCTGATGGAAGCATGGCTACATCTCTCATAAGTGATATTGGAAAGACAAATCCGAAAGACTATGTCAAAGACACTGTTGGGGCTGAAAATATTGGGCGGTTTTTGGTAGAACTTGCTGATCGATTGCCAAAGCTGATTTCAACTAACATTGGTTTGTTGGTCCCACACTTTGGAGGAGAATCTTACAAGATAAGGAATGCTCTTGCTGGAGTGTTGGGTAAACTTGTATCTAAGGCCTTTAACGATATAGAAGGTGAGGTGAGTTCAAAATCTATACGTCTTCGAACAAAGCAGGCCATGTTAGATATCTTATTGGAACGCTGCCGTGATGTCTCTGCTTACACTAGAAGTCGGGTTCTTCAGGTGTGGTCTGAATTATGTGAGGATCATTCGATTTCAATTGGTTTGTGGAATGAGGTCTCAGCAGTTGCTGCAGGTAGGTTGGAAGATAAGAGTGCCATAGTCAGGAAGTCTGCTCTTAATTTACTTATAATGATGCTGCAGCACAACCCTTTTGGACCTCAACTTCGAATTTCTTCTTTTGAGGCAACCTTAGAACAGTATAAGAAGAAGCTAAATGAGCTAGTACCTCAATCTTCGCCCATAACATCTGATGATTTTCCTTCAGATAATGACGTTTCTTGTGGAGACAGTGGAGTTGAAGATGGAGACATTGAGGTGGATTCAAAGGAGCACTATAGCTTGACAAATAGTTCTGTACCTTGTGAAATTGATTGCACAGTTCAAACAAGTTTTGTACCAGATGTTGGGAATGTGGAGCAAACAAGGACGTTGATTGCTTCATTGGAGGCAGGCTTGAAATTTTCAATGTGTATATCTGCCACCATGCCTACCCTCATTCAGTTAATGGCTTCATCTTCATCAAGTGATGTGGAGAATACTATTCTACTGCTCATGAGATGTAGGCAATTTCAAATTGATGGTTCGGAATCCTGCCTCCGCAAAATGTTGCCTTTGGTAATGCCTCACATCATCATACTGTTATTTTAGGCAGATAGAGTTTTTCTTGCCAATTGTTATTCTTCCCCTTGAGCTCATGTTTTTACCAACTTTTGACTAttgtcaaacattttattttgattttctaACCTCTTTATTATGTATGTGGCGAACAGGTATTTTCTCAAGACAAATCGATATATGAAGCCGTAGAGAATGCATTCACTACAATATATTTGAGAAAGAATCCTATGGAAACTGCAAAGAATCTTTTGAATCTTGCTATTGACTCAAATATTGGAGATCTTGCGGCTTTGGAATTCATCCTGGGAGCCCTGGTATCCAAAGGTGATATAACTGCGTGCACGGTGAGCTACTTCTGGTGAACTTAGCAATATATTTGACACGAGTTTTCTCATCATAAGACTAAATCACGTGTGTTACTTGGCGGAGAAGGATTTTGGAATactgatttatacctttttaaCATATGTACACACATGATGAGGCTTAAACCAAGAAACTAGTTCTTAGAAATCTAAGTGCTATACGACTGTTCTCATTGGTTGACCAGAATATTGATTTATACCCGATCTTATTCATTTTACAAGGGGCATCACTTTGGAAGAATGCCGATGGTCACGTGGAATTGACATTCGCAGATATTTTGTCTTTCTTCCCTTGATTAATTGCACAATGTCTGATTTACTGTCTGGGAAATATTTGGCTTTTCATTTGGTGTTAATCTTCAGTGTTAAGAaacaatatcaaatattttaaagtggAAGATTATTTGGTTTCACGCCTGGATGCTATAATCATTGTATATGCTGCTAATGGATATCATTTCACTTGATTCATTCGCAATAAAGTTTGAGGACCAAAATTTTTAGTATGTTAGGAACCTTAGTAGTAAAGCAAGTAATATTAATTGGGTGATTTTCAAGAAGTTTACATGAATTCATCCTCATACTCTCGAAACCTGAAAgcgttcattttttttaaatgaccCTAAAACGATGGAAATTCAGCTGCTTTGTCAGAGATTTTTAAATTGTAGAACAACTGTTTTGTTAATATTCTGAGAAGATGACTTTTATCTGCTGATTCTGTAGCCTTTCACGTAAGTGATGTTCAGTCAAAATTTCCATATTTTCATGTCCTGAAGTTGAAGGATTTTTTTAATCCGATTGATTTCTATTCCAGTTATCAGCACTATGGGATTTCTTTTGTTTCAATTTCGGTGGAACAACAGCTGAGCAAAGTCGCGGTGCTTTATGTGTCCTGTGCATGGCAGCAAAATCTTCTGCTGCTGTTCTTAGCTCTCACATACAGGACATTGTTGATATCGGATTTGGTCGTTGGGCAAAGGTCGAACCCTTGCTTGCTAGGACTGCATGCCTAGCATTACAGAGGTTGTCTGACGAAGATAAGAAAAAGTTGCTGTCTGCTAATGGCAGTCGTGTATTTGGTATTTTAGAAGGTTTAATCACCGGGTTTTCACTTCCAGAAAATATATGGTATGCAGCTGCTGATAAAGCTATAGCTACTATATACACCATTCATCCAACTCCTGAAACAATGGCTGCTGATTTAGTGAAAAAATCTGTCAAGTCTGTATTTGATTTTTGTGAAGGTGAGTTGGACGATAGCAACTCCAATGTCCTTACAGCAGTTCCTGTTTCACAACTCAGTAGATCTCTATTCATTGTTAGTCATGTTGCCATGCACCAACTGGTCCGTATTGAATCTTGTGTGAGGAAGATTCAGAAAGAAAAATCCAAGAAAGAGAAGATAAATGCTGAGAATAGAGCTAATGCAAACACAACAGATGATGCTCCACAGGTGATGATGTTGCTATTAGTGTTTTCTGATTTTGGATCTGTTGTTTAGCACGTAAATCAGGCATTTATAGCTATTCGTTTGAAATTATCTCTTGCAGGACTTGGGCATCAACGCTGAGTTAGGTCTTGCAGCCTCTGACGATGCATTGCTTGATAGCCTTGCAGAAAAATCTGAAAAAGAAATAATATCCTGTGGAAGTACCAAAAAGAACTTGATTGGCCACTCTGCACCATTTGTGTCAGAATTGTGTAGAAACTTTAGTTTGATGCAAAAGGTGATTGTTATAGTATATTGGTCTTCAATGCAGCATATCAAACATTTAGGATATCTTCAAGGTTTAGAGTGTTGTGCGCTTAGTTTTATCTCGCACATCATGAAAGGCTTCTTGGAGTTTTCTTCCTCAAACTTAAGCTGATGATTGTTTGACTGTGCTGTCATTGTAGCCCATCTTGCCATGATCGATATAATCTGCATGGTTGTGTTGTTTATAGCTAAAGGTTGATAGAACATTACGCAGTACAAATTTTCTTTGTGTCTGCGAAACAAATTTGGGAAACACAATTAGCTGGGGTAGCCCCTGCTAGGATTACCTCATGATAGTTTGATTTATTACCACCTGTTTTTTCTGTCGAATTTGTTTTGGTGAACTGGCTTAATTTCTCTTGTTGTAGCATCCTGGAATGCAGACATCCGCAATGCTTGCTTTATGCCGATTAATGATAATTGATGCTGAATTCTGGTAAGGAAATATCCTCTGCATGTCCATATGTGTACAAACCATATCTGCATGTTCAAATGTCTGATTATCTTTCATCTTATTTTGTCCTGCTTCCCAGTGAGTCAAATCTCCAACTGCTTTTCACTGTTGTGGAGAATTCACCTTCAGAAACTGTACGTTCAAATTGCACCATAGCTCTTGGAGATCTGGCTGTTCGTTTTCCCAATCTGTTGGAGCCATGGACAGAAAACATGTATGCTCGTCTCAGAGATCCATCAGTATCTGTTCGAAAGCACAGTGTATTGGTGCTTTCGCACCTTATATTAAATGATATGATGAAGGTTTAAGGAGTCCTTCTGAACTCTACTTGTTATTTTTTTGTGTTCACTTGATGTTAGTATTGCGCTTGACTATCACATGTCCAGGTTAAAGGTTATATAAATGAAATGGCTGTGAGATTAGAAGATGAAGACGAAAGGATCTGTAATCTAGCCAAACTTTTCTTCAATGAACTTTCGAAGAAAGGTAAAATCACtacccaaaattttaaaatttaaaataagtgTCCGTAGTTTATATATCTTGTATTCTCAGTAAGTATTGTTCTGTTGTAGGAAGCAATCCTGTATATAATTTACTTCCAGATATCCTTGGAAAACTATGCTACCAGAACCTGAAAGAAAAGTCTTTCTGCAACATAATGCAGTTTTTAATTGGTTCGATCAAGAAGGTATTACACATTTTGGTTGCTCATTCGGGATAAAAAATTTCTCTGTGGTGTAAGTTTACTGAGCCAGTTGAAGTTCTCCAGGACAAACAAATGGAAGCTCTAGTTGAAAAGTTATGTAATAGGTTCGTTGGAGTGGCAGGTAAAGTCAGCAATTTTGGTATAATTTTTTCCTTTCATAAATCTAATCAATATGCCGTGACAAACAAGAAAAGCATTTTTGATTGCTCCTTGCAGTAAACTTTGAACTCAGTGGTAAACCTTTACCTGTGATCCTATATCCTTTGTTTTGACCAAAATATTCAAGACTTCTTGAATAAATTCAAATCAGTCTTGTCCACTGCAATATTGATGAGACTGCGTTTTTGAGAAATCTATAATATGATATGTCCAAGAAATGTTGATTAAAGACCTTTTTCACAAATCTGTTAGTGAGGGCCTGTGTATTGGACTCTGATTGCATATATTAGTTCTCACGTAGCTGAAAGTCCAAGATTCATTTTGTATTAAGACAGAAAATCAGTTCTGGAAGAGCTTAGTGTATTTTCAAAATATGTCAAATTAATAGTAGAATATATTGGCTTATACATTTCACTATATTACACTTAATATTGTTCTTTTAATCTTAAATTACAGATGTCAGACATTGGGAATATATTTCGTATTGCCTCTCTCAGCTTGCCTTTACAGAGAAGAGCATAAGGAAGCTGATGGAGTCATTTAAGGCCTATGAACATGCATTATCTGAGGACACCGTAATGGAAAATTTTAAGAACATAATTAGTAAGGTATTAATTGAAGATTGTTTAGTTAATGGGTTAGGTTGCTCTGTCACATCCTATTTGACATATTTAAAACGTTAACACTTTCTGCTTAATTTCCATACGCCCTCAGGGGAAGAAGTTTGCTAAGCCAGAACTAAAATCAAGCATTGAAGAATTTGAAGAAAAGATCAATAAGTTCCACACTGAAAAGAAAGAGCAAGAACTTACTGCAAAGAACGCACAAGAGCATCAGCTAAAGACAAATAGCTCAATATATTTTGATGCGATTAAGAAAGATGCAGAAGAAAGCGACAGATCTGAAATAACTGAAGGTAGGTTCCACTAATTCAATGAATTTGATTCTCTTTTTTCTTGAAGGGCTACTGGTTGGTGTCATGGCTATTCTGATTTTCATACGTGCTTATGAGTTTTTCTATCAAAATGGCTCTTACATTTCATGCTTGATGTGTTTGAAATTCCATTACACGTGTTTCAATCATTTAACAAGCAAAAAAAGGAAATTTATGAAGCTGTTAAATGTATAAGCTATCTAGGCCAAATTTGCGACATTTGGTAGGCTTTAATTTAATTATGCACGGTAAATTAGACTTCGTAATACAGGTTCAAGCCATGTCCCTAACTTATGAGTAACAAAGTGAgaagaaatatcagaagaaaaTGAGTTGTCCTTGAACTATTTTGATATTGGCCGATGTTGGTTGGATGTTCATGTCTGATTTACTAACCAATGCTTAAACTTGTGGTGTTGGCTCTGTTTCCCAAAATGTTTATCATTAAAATTCTCACCTCTAGCTTTCATGCTAGTTTAGCCAAGAAACTGTCAAAGCTCAACTGCTAGCAGAACAATAGCCATCAATGTAACTCTGGGTAGGTcaattagatttgattgatgacTTCATAAAATTCATACAGTTTCTGCTAAACCATGTTGGTGCATTCACTTTCTGACATGTTATGGGAATGAACATCGTCCTATTTTTTTggcatttttattttgttttccaTAATGTTCGTCTGCTTTGTGATTTAACTTGTATTGAAGCTGTCTGGGTCGAGATGAACATAAAGTGTTATTGGAAGAAATTCTTGGTTGATTCAATATAATCTTTTCTTAACCATCTCTTTGAAATGACACAGACGGTGAAGCAAGTGACCGTGCTATTCGAGAGACAAGAAGTATGCTCTTAAAATCAAAAACCACCAAGCCAAGAACACATTCACATGCATGTAGTGAGGTGGCAAACTTACAAATTGATGATGATGAAGTTCAGTCGCCTCTTATTCATAGAAGAGGTAATGCATACTTCAAACTCGGAAACAATGAATGCTTCTTGGGTTCAGGTGGTGCTCATTTATTGTCGATGGTTGCAGGTGAGTCCAAATCCAGGGCGAAGAAATGCAACTCCAAGTCTCAAAATGTTGATTCTTACAGCTCAACTAGAAGAAATAAGAAGTCAACAAGGAAGTCAGTCTCTCTTTCATTCTCCCCGCCTTAGTGTTCAATTATGCCACACTGACACATTCATTTAATAGTAGTTTTGGCATCTCAGCTTCATATTAACTTAATTTTGTGTGCTCACATTTACGAGCTTCattgtttttttatttcatgACTGCTAATTTGGCATCTCTCCACGATTCCATCTTTCTCAAATTTTGAGTCTTTTTTTGGGTAAGATATCGGAAGTTTTTGGTGTCAAAGATTGTTAATGCCAACTAACcgcgaaaatattttttttttaagatctCAAAGAAATGTAACACAGCTCAATCACAATATCGAGGTCCTTAACCTTGCGCTGGAAGCAGACCTTGTTTCATATTCAATAGTTGTTTTCAGTTAGTCTTTGttaaaaaatttgtattttttgctATACTTAATTTCATGGCCCGTCTTAAATGTCAAAATCCCTTCTTGCAAAAAAATTGCAGGTGAGGATAGGACCAGCAAGGGATCAGATTTATATATCTATATGTATCTCGATATTTTTTGTGGTTTAGTGACATTCATCCCCAATATTTCGTTCACGAACGTGTGTATCTGTTGTTTCTAAGTTCGAACCTTCccattttgtgatttttttgtaaattaCTCGAAAATATGTATAAACTGATACGTACACCATCTCGATTTAGGACTAATGTTTTATAAAGCAAGATTAAGCGTCCAATGTGGTATAAAATACAACGATCTACCCCTTAGTTTGCATTAATTGTGCTTAATGATTGATAAGATGCAAGAAATTTCATTTCaacttaatattataatatattgatattttatttaataaaataatatattaaaacttTCCGCTGatttttaaacaatttaaaaaacTTTTCATAAGAATTTGTTTTTTGGCTTGGTTCATTTCTTTTTTCAAAATTCTCGACGAAAATGAATTTGTTTTGGATGAATTTGAAGATGACTATGATGAAAACGATTAGATTAAaacaaagttttaaaaagagttgaataagtatttgatataaaataaattatcattatattattttttatcgagTATTTGGTATaatcaaaattatattaaaaactaAATATAAGTTTTTATGGTTAAGCTTTTAAACCTAAAAAATTGAGCATTTCCTACTTATTTTATGTAAGCTGTTTGGTATATTTTAGATGTTACTTAGTAACGACTAATAAGAGCTGCCAAATATATTATAACTATCAGAGTGTCGTTTTATATGCGTTGAAAAAGAATACCTTGTAAGGGTCAAGTCGCAATTATTACAAAGTATGCTGGGCTTTTTAGTCTTTAGACCCAATCCAAGCCCAAATAAGCCCAAGATATCAACAATGGATCTGCTTTAAACTACTGTTTCCCACCATAGCCCTACTAAAACCCCGTGGAGGCGCAAGAGCTAATGCCACCGGTCACC
The sequence above is a segment of the Primulina tabacum isolate GXHZ01 chromosome 6, ASM2559414v2, whole genome shotgun sequence genome. Coding sequences within it:
- the LOC142548401 gene encoding condensin-1 complex subunit CAP-D2 isoform X1, with translation MVPSFVFPKSLSSLEEDDASDYAPRLTVQNSFSVSSLRPSELEEFVKGTCFDLSDKDLFCVEEQDIFDRLYALVKGFAALKPGCKFNLVESLRSNLSVLLPNVDSLSRSRRSLSRYDGEGDDCAADQLVVDRVASHRNAFKIYTFFLVHILLIEESASTSVTNAAKVAASSRKRQPVNSWNWEIQRGRIMNLIANSLDINLSLLFGSPDPEENFLSFIVKNSFAMFENPVLLKDSDTKDALCRIIGTCATKYHYVAQSCASILHLIHKYDFSVPHLADAVAWAEKKYADGSMATSLISDIGKTNPKDYVKDTVGAENIGRFLVELADRLPKLISTNIGLLVPHFGGESYKIRNALAGVLGKLVSKAFNDIEGEVSSKSIRLRTKQAMLDILLERCRDVSAYTRSRVLQVWSELCEDHSISIGLWNEVSAVAAGRLEDKSAIVRKSALNLLIMMLQHNPFGPQLRISSFEATLEQYKKKLNELVPQSSPITSDDFPSDNDVSCGDSGVEDGDIEVDSKEHYSLTNSSVPCEIDCTVQTSFVPDVGNVEQTRTLIASLEAGLKFSMCISATMPTLIQLMASSSSSDVENTILLLMRCRQFQIDGSESCLRKMLPLVFSQDKSIYEAVENAFTTIYLRKNPMETAKNLLNLAIDSNIGDLAALEFILGALVSKGDITACTLSALWDFFCFNFGGTTAEQSRGALCVLCMAAKSSAAVLSSHIQDIVDIGFGRWAKVEPLLARTACLALQRLSDEDKKKLLSANGSRVFGILEGLITGFSLPENIWYAAADKAIATIYTIHPTPETMAADLVKKSVKSVFDFCEGELDDSNSNVLTAVPVSQLSRSLFIVSHVAMHQLVRIESCVRKIQKEKSKKEKINAENRANANTTDDAPQDLGINAELGLAASDDALLDSLAEKSEKEIISCGSTKKNLIGHSAPFVSELCRNFSLMQKHPGMQTSAMLALCRLMIIDAEFCESNLQLLFTVVENSPSETVRSNCTIALGDLAVRFPNLLEPWTENMYARLRDPSVSVRKHSVLVLSHLILNDMMKVKGYINEMAVRLEDEDERICNLAKLFFNELSKKGSNPVYNLLPDILGKLCYQNLKEKSFCNIMQFLIGSIKKDKQMEALVEKLCNRFVGVADVRHWEYISYCLSQLAFTEKSIRKLMESFKAYEHALSEDTVMENFKNIISKGKKFAKPELKSSIEEFEEKINKFHTEKKEQELTAKNAQEHQLKTNSSIYFDAIKKDAEESDRSEITEDGEASDRAIRETRSMLLKSKTTKPRTHSHACSEVANLQIDDDEVQSPLIHRRGESKSRAKKCNSKSQNVDSYSSTRRNKKSTRKSVSLSFSPP
- the LOC142548401 gene encoding condensin-1 complex subunit CAP-D2 isoform X2 → MVPSFVFPKSLSSLEEDDASDYAPRLTVQNSFSVSSLRPSELEEFVKGTCFDLSDKDLFCVEEQDIFDRLYALVKGFAALKPGCKFNLVESLRSNLSVLLPNVDSLSRSRRSLSRYDGEGDDCAADQLVVDRVASHRNAFKIYTFFLVHILLIEESASTSVTNAAKVAASSRKRQPVNSWNWEIQRGRIMNLIANSLDINLSLLFGSPDPEENFLSFIVKNSFAMFENPVLLKDSDTKDALCRIIGTCATKYHYVAQSCASILHLIHKYDFSVPHLADAVAWAEKKYADGSMATSLISDIGKTNPKDYVKDTVGAENIGRFLVELADRLPKLISTNIGLLVPHFGGESYKIRNALAGVLGKLVSKAFNDIEGEVSSKSIRLRTKQAMLDILLERCRDVSAYTRSRVLQVWSELCEDHSISIGLWNEVSAVAAGRLEDKSAIVRKSALNLLIMMLQHNPFGPQLRISSFEATLEQYKKKLNELVPQSSPITSDDFPSDNDVSCGDSGVEDGDIEVDSKEHYSLTNSSVPCEIDCTVQTSFVPDVGNVEQTRTLIASLEAGLKFSMCISATMPTLIQLMASSSSSDVENTILLLMRCRQFQIDGSESCLRKMLPLVFSQDKSIYEAVENAFTTIYLRKNPMETAKNLLNLAIDSNIGDLAALEFILGALVSKGDITACTLSALWDFFCFNFGGTTAEQSRGALCVLCMAAKSSAAVLSSHIQDIVDIGFGRWAKVEPLLARTACLALQRLSDEDKKKLLSANGSRVFGILEGLITGFSLPENIWYAAADKAIATIYTIHPTPETMAADLVKKSVKSVFDFCEGELDDSNSNVLTAVPVSQLSRSLFIVSHVAMHQLVRIESCVRKIQKEKSKKEKINAENRANANTTDDAPQDLGINAELGLAASDDALLDSLAEKSEKEIISCGSTKKNLIGHSAPFVSELCRNFSLMQKHPGMQTSAMLALCRLMIIDAEFCESNLQLLFTVVENSPSETVRSNCTIALGDLAVRFPNLLEPWTENMYARLRDPSVSVRKHSVLVLSHLILNDMMKVKGYINEMAVRLEDEDERICNLAKLFFNELSKKGSNPVYNLLPDILGKLCYQNLKEKSFCNIMQFLIGSIKKDKQMEALVEKLCNRFVGVADVRHWEYISYCLSQLAFTEKSIRKLMESFKAYEHALSEDTVMENFKNIISKGKKFAKPELKSSIEEFEEKINKFHTEKKEQELTAKNAQEHQLKTNSSIYFDAIKKDAEESDRSEITEDGEASDRAIRETRSMLLKSKTTKPRTHSHACSEVANLQIDDDEVQSPLIHRRGESKSRAKKCNSKSQNVDSYSSTRRNKKSTRK